One genomic window of Trichlorobacter lovleyi includes the following:
- a CDS encoding glycoside hydrolase family 3 protein, whose protein sequence is MLKGTDHSIMEQSDQSSSGSTPLPPCSRRTFLKGAVLAGAAAAIPPLMAGCGSSSGDVPLEQKIAQMLMVGFRGLTLDDSNYIVRDIRDYRIGGTILFDRDAKLKTYGRNIVSPEQLQGLTAQLHALSATPLFIAVDQEGGKIVRLKESYGFPPTVSAQQLGTLNNPAVTRMYADSIGATLAANGLNMNFAPVVDLNINPQSPAIGALERSFSADPAIVTNHARIFVETHDANRVATCFKHFPGHGSATADSHLGFVDVTDTWSAVELEPYRNLINEDKARMVMTAHVFNRHIDSQLPATLSQPFITGMLREQLGFGGVVVTDDLQMQGLTQFFDYKTIVEKSILAGVDIILVSNNLEYDPEITPTTINHVVDLVNSGRISEQRIDQSYRRIMALKGRLFA, encoded by the coding sequence ATGCTGAAAGGAACAGACCACAGCATCATGGAACAGTCCGACCAGTCATCATCAGGCAGCACACCGCTGCCGCCCTGCAGCCGCCGCACCTTTCTGAAAGGTGCCGTTCTGGCTGGCGCGGCTGCGGCCATCCCGCCCCTGATGGCCGGTTGCGGCAGTTCATCAGGGGATGTCCCGCTGGAACAGAAGATAGCCCAGATGCTGATGGTGGGCTTTCGCGGCCTGACCCTGGATGACAGCAACTACATTGTCCGGGACATCCGCGACTACCGTATCGGCGGGACCATCCTCTTTGACCGGGATGCAAAGCTTAAAACCTACGGACGCAACATCGTCTCGCCGGAGCAGTTGCAAGGGCTGACGGCCCAGCTGCACGCCCTTTCCGCCACCCCGCTCTTCATTGCCGTTGATCAGGAGGGGGGGAAAATCGTGCGGCTGAAGGAGAGCTACGGTTTCCCCCCCACGGTCTCGGCCCAACAGCTCGGCACCCTCAACAACCCGGCGGTTACCCGGATGTATGCCGACAGCATCGGTGCCACTCTGGCAGCAAACGGCTTGAACATGAACTTTGCACCGGTGGTTGATCTGAACATCAACCCCCAAAGCCCGGCCATCGGCGCACTGGAGCGCAGCTTTTCAGCAGATCCGGCCATAGTCACCAACCATGCCCGGATCTTTGTGGAAACCCACGATGCCAATCGTGTTGCCACCTGCTTCAAACATTTCCCCGGCCACGGCAGCGCCACCGCCGATTCCCATCTGGGGTTTGTGGATGTGACCGACACCTGGTCGGCTGTTGAACTTGAGCCGTACCGGAACCTGATCAACGAAGACAAGGCCAGGATGGTGATGACCGCCCATGTCTTTAACCGGCATATTGACAGCCAGCTTCCAGCCACCCTCTCACAACCGTTCATCACCGGCATGCTGCGTGAACAACTGGGGTTTGGCGGGGTGGTGGTAACCGATGACCTGCAGATGCAGGGACTGACCCAGTTCTTTGATTACAAGACTATCGTGGAGAAGAGCATCCTGGCCGGGGTGGACATTATCCTGGTCTCCAACAATCTGGAGTACGACCCCGAGATCACCCCCACCACCATCAATCATGTGGTTGATCTGGTGAACAGCGGCAGGATATCCGAACAACGGATTGATCAATCCTACCGGCGTATCATGGCACTGAAGGGGCGCCTGTTTGCCTGA
- the budA gene encoding acetolactate decarboxylase — translation MQDSRNNCIYFCAPVNALVEGIYQQRIPFSEIRQHGDFGLGTFDHLDGEMVMLDGNVYQITSDGAAAKVSEDLLTPFSCVTFYRPASHDRLDGERSYQVFLDWLNSLLPSANIFYAIRVEGRFSRVKVRSVPRQENYRPLAEVAKDQPVFEYLDTEGTLVGFYTPSFMGSLSVPGLHLHFLSADRTTGGHLLECCPNGIAVGIQFLTTLELGLPMSFDYLTCDFQRDTEKDLESAER, via the coding sequence ATGCAGGACAGCCGCAACAACTGCATCTACTTCTGCGCCCCGGTCAACGCCCTGGTGGAAGGGATCTACCAGCAGAGGATCCCCTTTAGCGAGATCAGACAACACGGCGACTTCGGGCTGGGCACCTTTGACCACCTTGACGGCGAGATGGTGATGCTGGATGGCAACGTCTACCAGATCACCTCCGACGGCGCTGCCGCCAAGGTCAGTGAGGATCTCCTGACCCCCTTCTCCTGCGTCACCTTTTACCGCCCGGCCAGCCACGACCGGCTGGATGGAGAGCGTTCGTACCAGGTTTTTCTGGACTGGCTGAACAGTCTGCTGCCCTCAGCCAACATCTTCTATGCCATCCGGGTCGAGGGGCGTTTCAGCCGGGTCAAGGTCCGCTCGGTTCCCCGTCAGGAGAACTACCGCCCCTTGGCAGAGGTGGCAAAAGATCAGCCGGTCTTTGAGTATCTGGATACCGAGGGGACCCTGGTGGGCTTTTACACGCCGTCGTTCATGGGGTCGTTGAGTGTACCGGGCCTGCATCTGCATTTTCTCTCGGCAGACCGCACAACCGGCGGCCACCTGCTGGAATGCTGCCCCAACGGCATCGCCGTGGGGATCCAGTTCCTGACCACCCTTGAGCTGGGACTGCCGATGAGCTTTGATTATCTGACCTGCGACTTTCAACGGGATACGGAAAAGGATCTGGAGAGCGCGGAACGGTAG
- a CDS encoding omptin family outer membrane protease, with the protein MPRAFRYPLHTALLLCLLSGTAQAGQEDPVSAEPSWQIAIKQKTLVNSHTSYEFGNPSPPYQQPLSRLEFPLDSVWGGVEIRKQFSRVSVGAGFLTTLSDQETGRFKDSDWDDDDTPSRLSIYGETSCRLNPSYQVEADVDLQVADLLHLPHGFDLRPVAGFRWQQLALVAHDGTQYDYTTPGLPPDMQSIVGDSIDFEQNWYQYFLGIRLGYEWQRLPWLHRLKLQSQLDWSYVAGDNRDYHLLKPGHRITEEQTSGNGWHASMAAVWGITRNVDLGVEADYLRLETSGTHTLRYDFSPAANWSTGVKAWSEQYGITMKTQFRF; encoded by the coding sequence ATGCCAAGAGCATTTCGCTATCCGCTGCATACGGCCCTGCTGCTCTGCCTGCTTTCCGGCACCGCACAGGCAGGACAGGAGGACCCTGTTTCTGCTGAACCATCCTGGCAGATTGCAATCAAGCAGAAGACGCTTGTGAACAGCCACACCTCCTACGAATTCGGCAATCCGTCACCGCCGTACCAGCAGCCGTTAAGCAGACTGGAGTTCCCGCTGGATTCGGTCTGGGGTGGTGTTGAAATTCGCAAGCAGTTTTCCCGCGTCTCTGTCGGTGCCGGTTTTCTCACAACATTGTCGGATCAGGAGACCGGCAGGTTCAAAGACAGCGACTGGGACGACGACGACACCCCAAGCCGTTTGAGCATTTATGGTGAGACCTCCTGTCGCTTGAACCCCAGCTATCAGGTGGAGGCGGATGTCGATCTGCAGGTGGCTGATCTGCTGCATTTGCCACACGGTTTCGACCTCCGCCCGGTGGCTGGGTTCCGCTGGCAGCAGCTTGCTCTGGTTGCCCATGACGGTACCCAGTATGACTACACGACACCGGGATTGCCGCCGGATATGCAAAGCATTGTTGGTGACTCAATCGACTTTGAGCAGAACTGGTACCAGTATTTTCTGGGAATCCGCCTCGGCTACGAGTGGCAACGCCTGCCGTGGCTGCACCGACTGAAGCTGCAGTCGCAACTGGACTGGAGCTATGTGGCAGGTGACAACCGAGATTATCATCTGCTGAAGCCGGGACACCGGATCACTGAAGAACAGACCAGCGGCAACGGCTGGCATGCATCGATGGCAGCAGTATGGGGAATCACCCGAAATGTTGATCTTGGCGTTGAGGCAGATTACCTGAGGCTTGAGACCAGCGGCACCCACACCCTGCGTTATGATTTTTCCCCTGCGGCAAACTGGTCGACCGGGGTAAAAGCCTGGTCTGAACAGTACGGCATAACCATGAAGACGCAGTTCCGATTTTAA